The Flavobacterium sp. 20NA77.7 genome includes the window AAATTCTGAAAAAAGTTTGTTTGTACTCATTATATATGGGTTTTGTGCAAAAAAAGTCTTAAATAGCCCTGATGGTAGCGGCATCTCCCGATTTTATGAGGGAATATAGCGAACAGCAGGACAAGTTGTCCTATTTATTTTTATTTTTGGCTTCTAGTATACTATCTTTCTCTTTTTCTTCTTCAAATTCAACGATGTAAATATCTTCACTGTCTTTTTTCATGTAATATTTTTCTCGTGCATATTTTTCGACCATATTATCATTTTTTAAGTGCTGAATTTTGATGCTATCTTTTCCAATTTCAGACTGATAATAAGCTTTATTGTCTTCTAATTCATCGATTTGTTTGTTTAACAGCCTATGTTCTAAGTAAGAATAGTTGTCTAGAAAAAGCATCCAAATAATGAAAATGACGAGTATCAAATAGTACTTGTTACTTAAAAACCGTAAAAAGGGGTATTTTTGGATAAGTAGTTGGAATTTTTTAAACATTACTTGTCAATTCTTTGATTAATAACCGCTCTAACCACATCTATAGCCACTGTATTGTATTTGTCATTTGGAATGATAATGTCTG containing:
- a CDS encoding FtsB family cell division protein — translated: MFKKFQLLIQKYPFLRFLSNKYYLILVIFIIWMLFLDNYSYLEHRLLNKQIDELEDNKAYYQSEIGKDSIKIQHLKNDNMVEKYAREKYYMKKDSEDIYIVEFEEEKEKDSILEAKNKNK